CGCGCAGACCCAGCTCGACCGGGTGGACGCGATCGCCTCCGACGTCCAGGAGGTCACCTCCAACGCCTCCGCGCTCTCCACCACCGTCGCCTCCACCTTCGGCGGCCCGCTGGTCAAGGTCGCGGCCTTCGGCTATGGCGTGCGCCGGGCGATCGCAGGCCGCAAGGACGACGTGCCCGCCAAGACGCCCCGGCGTACCGTGATCGTGGGCCGCACGGTTCCGGCCGGTCGGCGGAACCAGCGGAAGAAGGGCTGAGAGCCAACCGATGTTCCGCCGTACCTTCTGGTTCAGCACGGGCGTCGCCGCCGGTGTGTGGGCCACCACCAAGGTCAACCGCAAGCTGAGGCAGCTGACCCCGGAGCACCTCGCCGTCGCCGCGACGAACAAGGCGATCGAGGCCGGGCACAAGCTCAAGGACCGTGCGGTGGGCTTCGCGCTCGACGTCCGCGACAACATGGCCCAGCGGGAGGAAGAGCTGGGGGAGGCGCTGGGCATCAACGCGAACCCCGAACTCCCCGCGCCCCGGCGGTTCGCCGCCATCGAGAACCGCAACAACCCGAAGTACGCCGAGGGATCGACGTACAAGACGTACCCGTACAACCGGAATGAGGACCACTGATGGAGTCGGCCGAGATTCGCCGCCGCTGGCTGAGCTTCTACGAGGAGCGCGGTCACACCGTCGTCCCTTCGGCGTCGCTCATCGCGGACGACCCGACTCTGCTCCTGGTCCCCGCCGGCATGGTCCCCTTCAAGCCGTACTTCCTCGGTGAGGTCAAGCCGCCGTGGGCGCGCGCGACCAGCGTGCAGAAGTGCGTGCGCACGCCCGACATCGAAGAGGTCGGCAAGACCACCCGGCACGGCACGTTCTTCCAGATGTGCGGCAACTTCTCCTTCGGCGACTACTTCAAGGAAGGCGCCATCAAGTACGCCTGGGAGCTGCTCACCAGCCCCCAGGACAAGGGTGGTTACGGCCTGGAGCCGGAGAAGCTCTGGATCACCGTCTACAAGGACGACGACGAGGCCGAGCGCATCTGGCAGGACGTCATCGGTGTGCCGAAGGAGCGCATCCAGCGCCTCGGCATGAAGGACAACTACTGGTCCATGGGCGTCCCCGGCCCCTGCGGCCCCTGTTCCGAGATCAACTACGACCGCGGCCCCGAGTTCGGCGTCGAGGGCGGCCCCGCCGTCAACGACGAGCGGTACGTGGAGATCTGGAACCTCGTCTTCATGCAGTACGAGCGCGGTGAGGGCATCGGCAAGGACAACTTCGAGATCCTCGGAGAGCTGCCGAGCAAGAACATCGACACCGGTCTCGGACTTGAGCGTCTCGCCATGATTCTGCAGGGCGTGCAGAACATGTACGAGATCGACACCTCCATGGCCGTCATCAAGAAGGCCACCGAGCTGACCGGTGTCGCGTACGGCGACGCCCATGACTCGGACGTCTCCCTGCGCGTGGTCACCGACCACATGCGTACGTCGGTGATGCTCATCGGCGACGGCGTCACCCCCGGCAACGAGGGCCGCGGTTACGTGCTGCGCCGCATCATGCGCCGCGCCATCCGCAACATGCGCCTGCTCGGCGCCACCGGCCCGGTCGTCCAGGAGCTGGTGGACACCGTCATCGCGATGATGGGCCAGCAGTACCCGGAGCTCGTCACCGACCGCGAGCGCATCGAGAAGGTCGCCCTCGCCGAGGAGGCCGCCTTCCTCAAGACGCTCAAGGCCGGCACCAACATCCTCGACACCGCGGTCACCGAGACCAAGGCCTCCGGTGGCAAGGTCCTCGCCGGTGACAAGGCGTTCCTGCTCCACGACACCTGGGGCTTCCCGATCGACCTCACCCTGGAGATGGCCGCCGAACAGGGCCTCTCCGTGGACGAGGACGGCTTCCGGCGCCTGATGAAGGAGCAGCGGGAGCGCGCCAAGGCGGACGCCCAGGCCAAGAAGACCGGCCACGCCGGTGCCGGTGCCTACCGTGAGATCGCGGACAGGACCGGCGAGACCGAGTTCATCGGCTACGCGGACACCGAGGGCGAGTCCACGATCGTCGGCATCCTCGTCGACGGCGCCTCCTCCCCGGCCGCCACCGAGGGCGACGAGGTCGAGATCGTCCTGGACCGCACCCCGTTCTACGCCGAGGGCGGCGGCCAGATCGGCGACACCGGCAAGATCAAGGTCGACTCCGGTGCCGTCATCGAGATCCGCGACTGCCAGAAGCCGGTTCCGGGCGTGTACGTCCACAAGGGTGTCGTGCAGTTCGGCGAGGTCACCGTCGGCGCCAAGGCCCAGGCCTCGATCGACGCCCGCCGCCGCACCGCCATCGCCCGCGCCCACTCGGCCACCCACCTCACCCACCAGGCCCTGCGTGACGCACTCGGCCCGACGGCCGCCCAGGCCGGTTCCGAGAACCAGCCCGGCCGCTTCCGCTTCGACTTCGGCTCGCCGTCCGCCGTTCCGACGGCCGTGATGACCGACGTCGAGCAGAAGATCAACGAGGTGCTCGCGCGCGACCTCGACGTCCGCGCCGATGTCATGGGCATCGACGAGGCGAAGAAGCAGGGCGCCATCGCCGAGTTCGGCGAGAAGTACGGCGAGCGCGTGCGCGTCGTGACCATCGGCGACTTCTCCAAGGAGCTGTGCGGCGGCACCCATGTGCACAACACCTCGCAGCTCGGCCTGGTCAAGCTGCTCGGTGAGTCGTCCATCGGCTCCGGTGTCCGTCGTATCGAGGCTCTCGTCGGTGTCGACGCGTACAACTTCCTCGCCCGGGAGCACACGGTCGTCGCCCAGCTCCAGGAGCTGATCAAGGGCCGTCCGGAGGAGCTGCCGGAGAAGGTCTCCGCGATGCTCG
This DNA window, taken from Streptomyces sp. NBC_00663, encodes the following:
- a CDS encoding DUF948 domain-containing protein; the protein is MSGGEVAGILVAVFWAILVSFLAVALARLAQTLRATTKLVADVTDQAVPLLADASSAVRSAQTQLDRVDAIASDVQEVTSNASALSTTVASTFGGPLVKVAAFGYGVRRAIAGRKDDVPAKTPRRTVIVGRTVPAGRRNQRKKG
- the alaS gene encoding alanine--tRNA ligase; the protein is MESAEIRRRWLSFYEERGHTVVPSASLIADDPTLLLVPAGMVPFKPYFLGEVKPPWARATSVQKCVRTPDIEEVGKTTRHGTFFQMCGNFSFGDYFKEGAIKYAWELLTSPQDKGGYGLEPEKLWITVYKDDDEAERIWQDVIGVPKERIQRLGMKDNYWSMGVPGPCGPCSEINYDRGPEFGVEGGPAVNDERYVEIWNLVFMQYERGEGIGKDNFEILGELPSKNIDTGLGLERLAMILQGVQNMYEIDTSMAVIKKATELTGVAYGDAHDSDVSLRVVTDHMRTSVMLIGDGVTPGNEGRGYVLRRIMRRAIRNMRLLGATGPVVQELVDTVIAMMGQQYPELVTDRERIEKVALAEEAAFLKTLKAGTNILDTAVTETKASGGKVLAGDKAFLLHDTWGFPIDLTLEMAAEQGLSVDEDGFRRLMKEQRERAKADAQAKKTGHAGAGAYREIADRTGETEFIGYADTEGESTIVGILVDGASSPAATEGDEVEIVLDRTPFYAEGGGQIGDTGKIKVDSGAVIEIRDCQKPVPGVYVHKGVVQFGEVTVGAKAQASIDARRRTAIARAHSATHLTHQALRDALGPTAAQAGSENQPGRFRFDFGSPSAVPTAVMTDVEQKINEVLARDLDVRADVMGIDEAKKQGAIAEFGEKYGERVRVVTIGDFSKELCGGTHVHNTSQLGLVKLLGESSIGSGVRRIEALVGVDAYNFLAREHTVVAQLQELIKGRPEELPEKVSAMLGKLKDAEKEIEKFRAEKVLQAAAGLAESAKDIRGIAVVTGQVPDGTTADDLRKLVLDVRGRIQGGRAAVVALFTTANGKPLTVIATNEAARERGLKAGDLVRTAAKTLGGGGGGKPDVAQGGGQNPAAIGEAVEAVERLVTDTAK